One Acidobacteriota bacterium genomic region harbors:
- a CDS encoding DUF4342 domain-containing protein, which translates to MRQAECKQWRRSASGGAMNSETDDRRCRTEEFRLDGSELLDKIKELIHQGNIRRITIKNESGQTLLEIPLTLGVVGAALLPVLAAVGALAALVTRCSIVVEKIGEPPAV; encoded by the coding sequence ATGCGACAAGCCGAATGCAAACAGTGGAGACGATCCGCTTCAGGAGGCGCCATGAATTCGGAAACCGACGACCGCCGCTGCCGCACCGAGGAATTCCGACTGGACGGCAGCGAGCTGCTGGACAAGATCAAGGAGCTGATCCACCAGGGCAACATCCGCCGGATCACTATCAAGAATGAGTCCGGCCAGACCCTGCTGGAGATCCCGCTCACCCTCGGCGTGGTGGGCGCGGCCCTGCTGCCGGTTCTGGCCGCGGTGGGGGCGCTGGCGGCGCTGGTCACCCGTTGCAGCATCGTGGTGGAAAAAATCGGAGAACCGCCCGCCGTCTGA
- a CDS encoding RNA polymerase sigma factor yields the protein MGVERELFETFFRRHHLAACRFACALVGAVEAEDAVQEAFVRLHLRQRRLPTVENPDAFFYRILYNVCRTLLRRRRVRTALTGWLGRPDPSRPGAGLELSEAWRTLSPRERAIFYLMDYRGWDVAAAAAALGMRPATVRVHRHRLRGKIVDWEAES from the coding sequence ATGGGTGTGGAACGGGAACTGTTCGAAACGTTCTTTCGGCGGCACCACCTGGCGGCTTGCCGCTTCGCCTGCGCTCTTGTCGGCGCAGTCGAGGCGGAAGACGCCGTCCAGGAGGCGTTTGTCCGGCTGCACCTGCGCCAGCGGCGGCTCCCCACGGTGGAGAATCCCGATGCCTTCTTCTACCGCATCCTCTACAATGTCTGCCGCACGCTGCTGCGCCGCCGCCGGGTGCGCACCGCCCTGACCGGGTGGTTGGGGCGGCCCGACCCGTCTCGGCCGGGCGCAGGCCTGGAGCTCAGCGAGGCATGGCGGACCCTGTCCCCCCGGGAGCGGGCCATCTTCTACCTGATGGACTACCGCGGGTGGGACGTGGCGGCGGCGGCCGCCGCTCTGGGCATGCGACCGGCCACCGTGCGGGTCCACCGCCACCGGCTCCGCGGCAAGATCGTCGATTGGGAGGCCGAATCATGA